In a genomic window of Nyctibius grandis isolate bNycGra1 chromosome 4, bNycGra1.pri, whole genome shotgun sequence:
- the FBXO34 gene encoding F-box only protein 34, whose amino-acid sequence MKSSCRAGLHREPLNSTSSTFHQVKRVSGMHLKPYLKLQKKERSPELSQDSLRGPPTSHQRSAQEEKYTNNCTKLSVFPKPSLVTPSRKLLGIICPNTMCNMNGKGPADGPSAREKKNALSATIHQGEEGEGPLDVWAVVKPGNTKEKIAFFAAQQCSSNTRLGSMKIKSTWDIDGRTAKRRKKSVDLKKAKIQLERMREANARCSQPEPFACGIEHCSVHYVNDGGEGAFPGRSLSVIEMVAFLEQRANALLVDCAKTCTPAPTTRLSAQPKGALPSSDPFSSAGACEVHAERGPCGHGEQQQSEPVRVLDMVARLESECLRRQSEREAGSLSRNNSFRRNVGRVLLANGTQAEGEAGKVSSGIRAPGDGLEEAGLAEAGYGGRCGPLGDSELWDGAASARQPFPSGLDPRMGNVNSGLAHAVLAITAGGSDSETRIEPPRPLLSACPAAARLPLDSLQSKNATVDCISKEPVVFPKQSLHPARKEPLCISISVTKTEKGCRKEKLSNSSSSEDPLPGRLFFLQADQPAAHEQRPLRESTQEKPGEAAQNEDEDALASDRSCVRNSVPTEPSALSVPPTEGTLQVLDASCLKRQVSHDFLETRFKIQQLLEPQQYMAFLPHHIIVKIFGLLPTRSLVALKCTCYYFKFIIEYYNIRPADSRWVRDPRYREDPCKQCKKKYVKGDVSLCRWHPKPYCQALPYGPGYWMCCHRSQKGVPGCKLGLHDNHWVPACHSFNRAIHKKTRGAGAEVEEEY is encoded by the coding sequence GGTTTCTGGTATGCACTTAAAGCCATATCTCAAGTTACAGAAGAAGGAGCGATCTCCAGAACTAAGCCAGGATTCCCTGAGAGGCCCACCTACGAGCCATCAGAGATcagcacaagaagaaaaatacaccaACAACTGCACCAAACTGAGCGTTTTCCCAAAACCCTCCCTCGTGACTCCATCTCGAAAGCTTCtggggattatttgtccaaaTACTATGTGCAATATGAATGGGAAAGGTCCAGCAGATGGTCCAAGtgcaagggaaaagaagaacGCCCTGTCTGCGACAATCCATcagggagaagaaggggaagggCCTCTGGATGTCTGGGCTGTGGTGAAACCTGGCAATACGAAGGAGAAGATCGCGTTCTTTGCAGCCCAGCAgtgcagcagcaacacccgGCTGGGCTCCATGAAGATCAAAAGCACGTGGGATATCGACGGAAGAACGGCCAAACGCAGGAAAAAATCGGTAGAtcttaaaaaagccaaaattcaaCTGGAAAGAATGAGGGAGGCGAACGCCAGGTGCTCCCAGCCGGAGCCTTTTGCCTGCGGCATCGAGCACTGCTCGGTGCATTACGTGAACGACGGCGGCGAGGGCGCGTTCCCAGGCCGGTCCCTCTCGGTGATAGAGATGGTCGCCTTCCTGGAGCAACGAGCAAACGCTTTGCTGGTGGACTGTGCTAAAACCTGCACGCCTGCTCCTACCACGAGGCTGAGCGCTCAGCCCAAAGGCGCGCTTCCCAGCTCGGACCCTTTCTCCTCCGCCGGGGCGTGCGAGGTCCACGCGGAGAGGGGACCTTGCGGCCATGGCGAGCAGCAGCAGAGCGAGCCGGTGCGTGTGCTGGACATGGTGGCCAGGCTGGAGTCGGAGTGCCTGAGGCGCCAGAGCGAGCGGGAGGCCGGGAGCCTCTCGCGGAACAACAGCTTCCGCAGGAACGTCGGGAGGGTGCTCCTGGCCAACGGCACCCAGGCCGAGGGGGAGGCGGGGAAGGTCTCCTCGGGCATCCGGGCTCCGGGGGATGGCTTGGAGGAGGCAGGGCTGGCGGAGGCTGGGTACGGAGGGCGGTGCGGTCCTCTGGGCGACAGCGAGTTGTGGGATGGCGCTGCCTCTGCTCGGCAACCGTTTCCCTCCGGGCTGGATCCTCGGATGGGGAATGTGAATTCGGGACTTGCTCATGCAGTGTTGGCCATCACCGCTGGCGGGAGCGATTCTGAAACGCGAATCGAGCCTCCCAGACCTCTGCTGTCTGCGTGTCCAGCTGCTGCCAGGTTGCCACTGGATTCCTTGCAGAGCAAGAACGCGACTGTTGATTGTATATCGAAAGAGCCTGTAGTTTTCCCAAAGCAGAGTCTGCACCCTGCTAGGAAGGAGCCCTTATGCATCAGTATATCGGTCACCAAGACCGAGAAAGGGTGCAGGAAAGAGAAGCTCTCTAACTCCAGTTCTAGTGAAGATCCGCTTCCAGGGAGGCTGTTTTTTCTCCAAGCTGACCAACCTGCCGCTCACGAGCAACGGCCACTGCGGGAAAGTACCCAAGAAAAGCCAGGAGAAGCAGCCCAAAATGAGGATGAGGATGCTTTGGCATCTGACAGATCATGCGTCAGAAACAGTGTCCCTACAGAGCCATCTGCCCTTTCTGTTCCTCCCACAGAAGGGACTTTGCAAGTACTTGATGCTTCCTGCTTAAAAAGGCAGGTCTCGCATGACTTTCTGGAGACCAGGTTTAAAATCCAGCAGCTTTTGGAGCCTCAGCAGTATATGGCCTTCCTGCCTCACCACATCATAGTGAAGATTTTTGGATTGCTTCCTACTAGGAGTCTGGTTGCCCTCAAATGCACTTGCTACTACTTTAAATTCATCATTGAATACTACAACATCAGGCCAGCAGACTCTCGCTGGGTCCGCGATCCCCGCTACAGAGAAGACCCTTGCAAGCAGTGCAAGAAGAAGTACGTGAAAGGGGACGTATCGCTGTGCCGGTGGCATCCCAAACCTTACTGTCAAGCTTTACCCTACGGGCCTGGGTACTGGATGTGCTGTCACCGGTCTCAGAAGGGCGTCCCGGGCTGTAAGTTAGGTCTTCACGACAATCATTGGGTTCCTGCCTGCCACAGCTTTAACCGTGCTATTCATAAGAAAACCAGAGGAGCGGGAGCCGAAGTGGAAGAGGAATATTAG